One Amorphoplanes digitatis genomic window carries:
- the pknB gene encoding Stk1 family PASTA domain-containing Ser/Thr kinase — MDTTVADALIGTTIDGRYRITGRVARGGMATVYTAVDDRLERTVALKIIHPSQATNVHFVDRFTEEAKTIARLTHPNVVAVYDQGRHQGLPYLVMEYVQGRTLRDLLTQRRRLNPVEALAILEQMLAAIAAAHRAGLVHRDVKPENVLVAEAPSGGIANLVDSVVKVADFGLARAVEASSSDDAGQLMATVAYVAPELVTDGHADARTDVYSAGIVLFEMLTGRVPYEDGEPVEVAWQHVDNDVPAPSSIVKGLPIVLDDLVTRATRRDAGARPTDAGAMLAEVQVVRDDLGAANVETALLRQVPARPVAGDATTLVPAVTTALPGDRPTWARLPEQAPRTRGQRRAGGPPVSGGTVVGTVGADRRRILILAAVVVMVLTVVGSTWWVTLGRYTDAPQLVNMSRAQAEQAAAKEGFELRIGTGAFSETVAKDIVLSQDPPPAEKIIKGGVVTVSLSLGPERYPVPDVVGLEAAAARGDIEATKLKFKQGTGKYSDSVPEGVVISTDPKAATELKPGATVTVVVSKGRAPITVPDFQGRNINEARAEAERLGLRVVEEYKDSDQPADQIIGQSPKPGSGAEQDDEIKLQVSKGPPAIAVPDLTNQLCPLAQQTVQGQNLRVRVDGNPNGVVVGQNPPPGTPVPPQSEVVLGCR, encoded by the coding sequence ATGGACACGACAGTCGCCGACGCATTGATCGGCACGACGATTGACGGGCGCTACCGGATCACCGGCCGGGTCGCCCGTGGTGGCATGGCGACCGTGTACACGGCGGTGGACGACCGGCTCGAGCGGACCGTCGCGCTGAAGATCATTCACCCGTCGCAGGCGACGAACGTGCACTTCGTCGATCGCTTCACCGAAGAGGCGAAGACGATCGCCCGGCTCACCCACCCCAACGTCGTCGCCGTGTACGACCAGGGGCGCCACCAGGGCCTGCCCTACCTGGTGATGGAGTACGTGCAGGGCCGCACGCTGCGCGACCTGCTCACCCAGCGCCGCCGGCTCAACCCGGTCGAGGCGCTGGCGATCCTGGAGCAGATGCTCGCCGCCATCGCCGCCGCGCACCGCGCCGGGCTGGTGCACCGTGACGTGAAACCGGAGAACGTGCTGGTCGCCGAGGCGCCCAGCGGCGGCATCGCCAACCTGGTCGACAGCGTGGTGAAGGTGGCCGACTTCGGCCTGGCCCGCGCCGTCGAGGCGAGCTCGAGCGACGACGCCGGCCAGCTGATGGCGACCGTGGCCTACGTCGCGCCCGAACTGGTCACCGACGGGCACGCGGACGCCCGCACCGACGTCTACTCGGCCGGCATCGTGCTCTTCGAGATGCTCACCGGCCGGGTGCCGTACGAGGACGGCGAGCCGGTCGAGGTCGCCTGGCAGCACGTCGACAACGACGTCCCGGCGCCGTCCAGCATCGTCAAGGGCCTGCCGATCGTGCTCGACGACCTGGTCACCCGGGCCACCCGCCGCGACGCGGGAGCCCGGCCGACCGACGCGGGCGCGATGCTCGCCGAGGTGCAGGTGGTCCGCGACGACCTCGGCGCGGCGAACGTGGAGACCGCGCTGCTGCGCCAGGTGCCGGCGCGCCCGGTGGCGGGCGACGCCACCACGCTCGTGCCCGCCGTCACCACCGCCCTGCCCGGCGACCGGCCGACCTGGGCCCGCCTGCCCGAGCAGGCGCCCCGCACCCGCGGCCAGCGCCGCGCCGGCGGGCCGCCGGTCTCCGGCGGCACCGTGGTCGGCACCGTCGGCGCCGACCGGCGCCGCATCCTGATCCTCGCCGCGGTCGTCGTCATGGTGCTCACCGTCGTCGGCAGCACCTGGTGGGTGACGCTCGGCCGCTACACCGACGCGCCGCAGCTGGTGAACATGAGCCGGGCGCAGGCCGAGCAGGCCGCCGCCAAGGAGGGCTTCGAGCTGCGCATCGGCACCGGGGCGTTCAGCGAGACCGTCGCCAAGGACATCGTGCTGAGCCAGGACCCGCCGCCCGCCGAGAAGATCATCAAGGGCGGCGTCGTCACCGTCTCGCTGTCGCTGGGCCCCGAGCGTTACCCGGTGCCCGACGTCGTCGGCCTGGAGGCGGCCGCGGCCCGCGGCGACATCGAGGCCACGAAGCTGAAGTTCAAGCAGGGCACCGGCAAGTACAGCGACTCGGTGCCGGAGGGCGTGGTCATCTCCACCGACCCGAAGGCCGCGACGGAGCTCAAGCCCGGCGCGACCGTCACCGTGGTGGTCAGCAAGGGCCGCGCGCCGATCACCGTGCCGGACTTCCAGGGCCGGAACATCAACGAGGCCCGCGCCGAGGCGGAGCGGCTCGGGCTCCGCGTGGTCGAGGAGTACAAGGACAGCGACCAGCCCGCCGACCAGATCATCGGCCAGTCCCCCAAGCCGGGCAGCGGCGCCGAGCAGGACGACGAGATCAAGCTCCAGGTCAGCAAGGGGCCGCCGGCGATCGCCGTCCCGGACCTCACCAACCAGCTGTGCCCGCTGGCGCAGCAGACCGTGCAGGGCCAGAACCTGCGGGTCCGCGTCGACGGCAACCCGAACGGCGTGGTCGTCGGCCAGAACCCGCCGCCGGGCACCCCGGTGCCGCCGCAGAGCGAAGTGGTGCTGGGGTGCAGGTGA
- a CDS encoding helix-turn-helix transcriptional regulator has protein sequence MSGNELGLYLRARREAIDPAEAGLPDGGRRNKPGLRRSEVATLAGISAERVARLEQGRDHHPSAPVLAALGDALRLTPAERARLYQLAKAGLAGHGKAGPAREVRPAVLALLQTLEPALAVLLNHLGEALAHTTSYAAVAGAAGLLDGTPPSLLRFVFTDERARTVYPDWDKVADEQVAALKQGPFHADPDVAALVDELTVTAGDTFARRYDTVSGPACANGVTRFYHPEAREIRLAYETLELPADDGQRLVVYLPADLAAAAALARLTTPGPTSVHRYAVFGQVLTTEPSAPDQQRKDRRTPDRNRPGLRLVSGDPKNTP, from the coding sequence GTGAGCGGCAACGAGCTCGGGCTGTACCTTCGGGCCCGGCGGGAGGCGATCGACCCCGCCGAGGCCGGGCTGCCCGACGGGGGTCGCCGCAACAAGCCCGGACTGCGCCGCTCCGAAGTGGCCACGCTCGCCGGGATCAGCGCGGAGCGCGTCGCCCGGCTCGAGCAGGGCCGCGACCACCACCCGTCGGCGCCGGTGCTGGCGGCGCTCGGCGACGCGCTGCGGCTCACCCCGGCCGAACGGGCGCGGCTGTACCAGCTCGCCAAGGCCGGCCTCGCCGGCCACGGCAAGGCCGGTCCCGCCCGCGAGGTGCGGCCGGCCGTGCTGGCCCTGTTGCAGACGCTAGAGCCGGCGCTGGCGGTGCTGCTCAACCACCTGGGCGAGGCGCTGGCGCACACGACGAGCTACGCGGCGGTGGCCGGCGCCGCCGGGCTGCTGGACGGCACGCCGCCCAGCCTGCTGCGCTTCGTGTTCACCGACGAGCGGGCCCGGACCGTCTACCCCGACTGGGACAAGGTCGCCGACGAGCAGGTCGCCGCGCTGAAGCAGGGCCCGTTCCACGCGGACCCGGACGTCGCGGCGCTGGTGGACGAGCTGACCGTCACGGCCGGGGACACGTTCGCCCGGCGGTACGACACCGTGTCCGGGCCGGCCTGCGCCAACGGCGTCACGCGCTTCTACCACCCCGAGGCCCGCGAGATCCGCCTGGCCTACGAGACGCTCGAACTGCCCGCGGACGACGGTCAGCGGCTGGTCGTCTATCTGCCCGCGGACCTGGCGGCCGCGGCCGCGCTCGCCCGGCTGACGACACCGGGGCCGACGAGCGTGCACCGCTACGCGGTGTTCGGCCAGGTCCTGACCACCGAGCCGAGCGCGCCGGACCAGCAACGCAAGGACCGGCGCACGCCGGACCGGAACCGGCCCGGCCTGCGCCTGGTCTCCGGCGACCCGAAGAACACGCCTTAG
- a CDS encoding deoxyribonuclease IV, with the protein MQVSRPVGSHTKTSGGLAKAALPYADAAGSEALQVYVSNSRGWALPPGDPKQDTLFRDGCGERGLPAYIHASLLVNLGSPTELTVERSAQTLEHALHRGAAIGATAVVFHAGSSVDEDPGGKALHRLREALLPLLDTAAQRGLPRLLVEPSAGGGRSLASKVQDLGPYLDAVEHHPWLGVCFDTCHAWAAGHDLARPGGMTETLDALVAAVGPGRLQLVHANDSKDECGSTRDRHETIGAGRIGTAPFAELLAHPATAGVPVIVETPSKEHEGHAADIAVLKGLRP; encoded by the coding sequence GTGCAGGTGAGCCGGCCGGTCGGCTCGCACACCAAGACATCGGGTGGACTGGCCAAGGCGGCTCTGCCGTACGCGGACGCGGCCGGCTCCGAGGCGCTCCAGGTCTACGTCTCGAACTCGCGCGGCTGGGCGCTGCCGCCCGGCGACCCGAAGCAGGACACGCTGTTCCGGGACGGCTGCGGCGAGCGGGGGCTGCCGGCGTACATCCACGCCTCGCTGCTGGTCAACCTCGGCTCGCCGACCGAGCTGACCGTCGAGCGGTCCGCGCAGACGCTGGAGCACGCGCTGCACCGGGGCGCCGCGATCGGCGCGACGGCGGTCGTCTTCCACGCGGGCAGCTCCGTCGACGAGGACCCCGGCGGCAAGGCGCTGCACCGGCTCCGCGAGGCGCTGCTGCCGCTGCTGGACACGGCGGCACAGCGGGGCCTGCCGCGGCTGCTGGTGGAGCCGAGCGCGGGCGGCGGGCGCAGCCTGGCGTCGAAGGTGCAGGACCTGGGGCCGTACCTGGACGCGGTCGAGCACCACCCGTGGCTGGGCGTCTGCTTCGACACCTGCCACGCCTGGGCGGCCGGGCACGACCTGGCCCGGCCCGGCGGCATGACCGAGACCCTGGACGCCCTGGTGGCGGCGGTCGGCCCGGGCCGGCTCCAGCTGGTACACGCCAACGACTCCAAGGACGAGTGCGGCTCGACCCGCGACCGCCACGAGACCATCGGCGCGGGCCGGATCGGCACGGCGCCGTTCGCCGAGCTGCTGGCGCACCCCGCGACCGCGGGCGTTCCGGTGATCGTCGAGACGCCGAGCAAGGAGCACGAGGGCCACGCGGCCGATATCGCCGTCCTCAAGGGTCTCCGGCCGTAG
- a CDS encoding threonine aldolase family protein: MADLRSDTVTRPTAGMRAAMAAAEVGDDVFGDDPTVIALERQVAGLFGHEAALFTPTGTMANQIALQLVVPRGGELLAGGDAHVVAYELGAAAALGGISTRTWPSVGAALDVDQIDAMIRPAGYPSVPTRAIAVEQTHNLGGGTVISLETLRGLRAVADRAGAALHCDGARIWHAHIADDVPLDVYGRLFDTLSVCLSKGLGAPVGSLVIGSAEKIAEARVIRKRLGGGMRQVGILAAAGSYALDNHLSRLAEDHARAWRLAKALEPFGVIEADRVRTNLVPLDLSAAKLDAPSLAAAAAERGVLIAAMLPRTARLVTHLDLTDSDVEKAASVLGELLS; encoded by the coding sequence GTGGCTGACCTGCGCTCGGACACCGTCACCCGGCCCACCGCCGGGATGCGCGCGGCGATGGCGGCCGCCGAGGTCGGCGACGACGTCTTCGGCGACGACCCGACGGTCATCGCGCTCGAGCGGCAGGTGGCCGGGCTGTTCGGGCACGAGGCGGCGCTGTTCACGCCGACCGGCACGATGGCCAACCAGATCGCGCTGCAACTCGTGGTGCCGCGCGGCGGCGAGCTGCTCGCCGGCGGCGACGCGCACGTCGTCGCGTACGAGCTCGGCGCGGCCGCCGCGCTCGGCGGCATCTCCACCCGCACCTGGCCCTCGGTCGGCGCGGCCCTCGACGTCGATCAGATCGACGCGATGATCCGGCCGGCGGGCTACCCGTCGGTGCCGACCCGGGCGATCGCCGTCGAGCAGACCCACAACCTCGGCGGCGGCACGGTGATCAGCCTGGAGACCCTGCGCGGGCTGCGCGCGGTGGCGGACCGGGCCGGCGCCGCGCTGCACTGCGACGGCGCCCGGATCTGGCACGCGCACATCGCCGACGACGTGCCGCTCGACGTGTACGGCCGGCTCTTCGACACGCTGTCGGTGTGCCTTTCGAAGGGCCTCGGCGCGCCGGTCGGCTCGCTCGTGATCGGCAGCGCCGAGAAGATCGCGGAGGCCAGGGTGATCCGCAAGCGGCTCGGCGGCGGGATGCGCCAGGTCGGCATCCTGGCGGCGGCCGGGAGCTACGCGCTCGACAATCACCTGTCCCGGCTCGCCGAGGACCACGCGCGGGCGTGGCGGCTGGCCAAGGCGCTCGAACCGTTCGGCGTGATCGAGGCGGACCGGGTCCGGACCAACCTGGTGCCGCTGGACCTGAGCGCGGCCAAGCTGGACGCGCCGTCGCTGGCCGCCGCGGCGGCCGAGCGCGGTGTGCTGATCGCGGCGATGCTGCCGCGCACCGCACGCCTGGTGACACACCTGGACCTGACCGACTCCGATGTGGAGAAGGCGGCCTCCGTGCTGGGCGAGCTGCTCTCCTAA
- a CDS encoding class II 3-deoxy-7-phosphoheptulonate synthase, whose translation MRREWHQLSHPGVGATALQTSRPSTDSAEDEALGLDRWRSLPRVQMPPWQDLDEVASVCRVLDTVPSIVAPYEVDQLRHRLAEVCEGRAFLLQGGDCAETFADNTESHLLANARTLLQMAVVLTYGASMPVVKVARVAGQYTKPRSAATDSLGLPAYRGDLINSLEANEAARVADPQRMIRAYANSAAAMNMLRAYLSGGLADLAGLHDWNKDFVRASPAGERYEAIAREIDRALDFIRACGMTEDEALRTVSLYCSHEALALEYDRALTRVSDGKAYGLSGHFLWIGERTRQLDHAHIDFISRIANPIGVKLGPGTSPETAIELCEKLNPENEPGRLTLISRMGNGKVRDTLPPIVEKVTASGAKVVWQCDPMHGNTHESSNGYKTRHFDRVVDEVLGYFEVHRGLGTHPGGIHVELTGEDVTECLGGAQGIEDLDLPDRYETACDPRLNTQQSLELAFLVAEMLRG comes from the coding sequence ATGCGCCGAGAGTGGCATCAGCTCAGTCATCCCGGGGTCGGCGCCACGGCCCTGCAGACCTCCCGTCCGTCCACCGACTCCGCCGAGGACGAGGCCCTCGGCCTGGACCGGTGGCGTTCCCTGCCGCGGGTGCAGATGCCGCCCTGGCAGGACCTGGACGAGGTCGCGTCGGTCTGCCGCGTGCTCGACACCGTCCCGTCGATCGTCGCGCCCTACGAGGTCGACCAGTTGCGGCACCGCCTCGCCGAGGTGTGCGAGGGCCGGGCGTTCCTGCTACAGGGCGGCGACTGCGCCGAGACCTTCGCGGACAACACCGAGAGCCACCTGCTCGCCAACGCGCGCACGCTGCTCCAGATGGCGGTCGTGCTGACCTACGGCGCGTCGATGCCGGTGGTGAAGGTGGCCCGGGTCGCGGGGCAGTACACCAAGCCCCGGTCGGCGGCGACGGACTCGCTCGGGCTGCCGGCGTACCGCGGCGATCTGATCAACTCGCTGGAGGCCAACGAGGCCGCCCGGGTCGCCGATCCGCAGCGCATGATCCGGGCGTACGCGAACTCGGCCGCCGCGATGAACATGCTGCGGGCGTACCTGTCGGGCGGCCTTGCCGACCTGGCCGGCCTGCACGACTGGAACAAGGACTTCGTCCGGGCCTCGCCCGCCGGCGAGCGTTACGAGGCGATCGCCCGCGAGATCGACCGTGCACTCGACTTCATCCGCGCCTGCGGCATGACCGAGGACGAGGCGCTGCGCACGGTCAGCCTGTACTGCTCGCACGAGGCCCTGGCGCTGGAGTACGACCGCGCGCTCACCCGGGTCTCCGACGGCAAGGCCTACGGCCTCTCGGGTCACTTCCTGTGGATCGGCGAGCGCACCCGGCAGCTCGACCACGCGCACATCGACTTCATCAGCCGCATCGCCAACCCGATCGGCGTCAAGCTCGGCCCGGGCACCAGCCCGGAGACCGCCATCGAGCTGTGCGAGAAGCTCAACCCGGAGAACGAGCCGGGCCGGCTCACGCTGATCAGCCGGATGGGCAACGGCAAGGTCCGCGACACCCTGCCGCCGATCGTGGAGAAGGTCACCGCCAGCGGCGCCAAGGTCGTCTGGCAGTGCGACCCGATGCACGGCAACACGCACGAGTCGTCGAACGGCTACAAGACCCGGCACTTCGACCGGGTCGTCGACGAGGTGCTCGGCTACTTCGAGGTGCACCGCGGCCTCGGCACCCACCCGGGCGGCATCCACGTCGAGCTGACCGGCGAGGACGTCACCGAGTGCCTTGGCGGCGCGCAGGGCATCGAGGACCTCGACCTGCCGGACCGTTACGAGACCGCCTGCGACCCGCGGCTCAACACCCAGCAGAGCCTCGAGCTGGCGTTCCTGGTCGCGGAGATGCTCCGTGGCTGA